In the genome of Thermosphaera aggregans DSM 11486, one region contains:
- a CDS encoding radical SAM protein, with protein sequence MELNTVYKNPLKASSRVAFIYPSLYEVMISSLASDLIYFTLNNHPEVYAERFCNRKLTGVEEEARSIETRSPLRDFDLIVTSIHYEPDVVNLVRLLQAGGVNPFREARQTPIIAGGPVIMANPMPFSDLIDVFIIGEVESTLDEIIEIWLQFKGDKRGFLEEVSRLSYVFVPGLTNREVVKSYPSDLNTCFYPVRQIVNTQVEPVFGRGFKLEVNRGCIFACSFCMETRVMAPYRERSFALLKKLIEEHLAYNPEERRIILYSSSFPVRKDHLRVLEFMVENKLIASHPSIRLDLISEEALELLRALRQRTLTIAPESFSLTTQRLFFKYIKPCEWFQEKIEAALDKGFNLKIYLIFGAPWEKVETVMENIECLKRVIVKAKEKHREIVVSLNPLIPKPHTPFQYFGMKPVEELKQIFKIYQDNLKGLVESRGYDIEWSLVQALIALSEKPLGKFIATWAEEGGGLSAFKKVAKRLDIGFARVFKGYGPDEATPWSFIRIPDEKHVSTHIQSEIIHSFIENARRLSSE encoded by the coding sequence ATGGAATTAAATACGGTATATAAGAACCCTTTAAAAGCGTCATCGCGAGTAGCATTTATATATCCTAGTCTGTACGAAGTCATGATTTCCAGCCTAGCCTCCGACCTCATATATTTCACTCTCAACAATCATCCCGAAGTATATGCCGAAAGATTCTGCAATAGAAAACTGACAGGGGTCGAGGAGGAGGCTAGATCTATTGAGACTCGATCTCCCTTAAGAGACTTCGACTTGATAGTTACGTCAATACATTACGAGCCCGATGTAGTTAATCTCGTAAGACTCCTTCAAGCAGGCGGGGTTAATCCTTTCAGAGAGGCTAGACAAACGCCAATCATCGCGGGAGGTCCCGTGATAATGGCTAATCCAATGCCTTTCTCAGACTTAATAGATGTGTTTATCATTGGGGAGGTTGAAAGCACTCTCGACGAAATAATTGAAATCTGGCTTCAGTTTAAAGGAGATAAGAGAGGGTTTCTAGAAGAAGTGAGCAGGCTCAGCTATGTTTTCGTCCCAGGTTTGACCAACAGGGAAGTCGTTAAATCCTACCCTTCCGATCTCAACACGTGCTTCTACCCTGTTAGACAAATAGTGAACACGCAGGTTGAGCCTGTTTTTGGAAGAGGTTTCAAACTAGAAGTTAATAGAGGTTGCATCTTCGCATGCTCCTTTTGCATGGAAACAAGGGTCATGGCTCCTTATAGGGAGAGAAGCTTCGCGTTATTGAAGAAGTTGATAGAGGAGCATTTAGCATATAACCCGGAGGAGAGGAGGATAATACTTTATTCCTCATCGTTCCCAGTTAGGAAAGACCATTTAAGAGTCTTAGAGTTTATGGTTGAGAACAAACTGATCGCGTCACACCCATCCATAAGACTTGATTTAATCAGCGAAGAAGCCCTGGAACTTCTCAGAGCGCTAAGGCAGAGAACCTTGACAATAGCGCCCGAGTCCTTTAGTCTAACGACACAACGATTGTTTTTCAAGTACATCAAACCCTGCGAGTGGTTTCAAGAGAAGATCGAGGCTGCTTTGGATAAAGGATTTAACTTGAAAATTTACTTGATCTTTGGAGCTCCATGGGAGAAGGTTGAAACGGTAATGGAGAACATCGAGTGTCTGAAACGGGTAATTGTAAAAGCGAAGGAAAAGCATAGAGAAATCGTGGTTTCGCTAAACCCTCTAATACCAAAACCTCATACACCGTTCCAGTATTTCGGCATGAAGCCCGTCGAGGAGTTGAAACAGATTTTCAAGATTTACCAGGATAATCTCAAAGGGCTTGTCGAAAGCAGGGGATATGATATTGAATGGTCCCTCGTGCAAGCTTTAATAGCCTTATCTGAAAAACCGCTAGGCAAGTTTATCGCAACATGGGCCGAAGAAGGAGGCGGTTTGTCCGCGTTCAAAAAAGTTGCCAAGAGGCTTGACATCGGCTTTGCCAGAGTTTTTAAGGGCTACGGGCCTGATGAGGCCACACCCTGGTCTTTCATAAGAATACCAGACGAGAAACACGTTTCAACCCATATCCAGTCAGAAATAATTCACTCCTTCATAGAGAACGCTAGGAGGCTGAGTAGTGAGTAA
- a CDS encoding Zn-ribbon domain-containing OB-fold protein yields MRISIPPTWRTRIDRYRLRATHCKDCGRTGYPPSEVCRFCGSKNIETVELIDEKAKLVTWTVIYSAMEGFEERRPIIIGVLETLNHKARILAPLTDILPEELRSGMEMEPVLRRIGEEGDSGLINYGIAYRPVLKKVE; encoded by the coding sequence GTGAGAATCTCTATTCCTCCAACATGGAGGACGCGAATTGATAGGTACAGGTTAAGGGCCACTCACTGTAAGGATTGTGGGAGAACGGGGTACCCGCCTTCGGAAGTCTGCAGGTTCTGCGGGTCTAAGAACATTGAAACGGTTGAACTTATAGATGAAAAGGCGAAACTTGTCACTTGGACAGTAATTTACAGCGCAATGGAGGGCTTCGAAGAGAGGAGGCCGATCATTATCGGAGTGTTGGAAACCTTAAATCACAAGGCTAGGATCTTAGCACCTTTAACGGATATATTGCCAGAGGAGCTCAGGTCTGGAATGGAGATGGAGCCAGTCCTTAGGAGAATAGGCGAGGAAGGAGATTCGGGATTAATAAACTATGGCATCGCGTACCGTCCGGTGCTGAAGAAGGTTGAGTAA
- a CDS encoding hydroxymethylglutaryl-CoA synthase, producing MNPEEKTGILGWGSYIPRWRLPLSDIARVWGFNPKEPEELNVFEKSVAGVDEDSVTMGWEAARNALKRAGIDPREIGAVWFGTESKPYAVKPSATIIAEALGITPDTMATDWEFACRAASEALRASIGVVASGMVKYALIIGSDTAQANPGDVLEFTASSAATALIVGPREEAAAYFEASYTYVTDTPDFWRRAHAHYPLHGEAFTGEPAYFHHITNAVKGLFEKTGLKPEDFDYAIFHQPNGTFPLRVGRMLGFPKEKITPGLVTPYIGNSYNSSALIGFSKVLDEAKPGQRILLAPFGSGAGSDAYSIVVTENIVSRREKGVKVSEYLQRKHLIDYALYAKYRGLIDRIKG from the coding sequence ATGAATCCTGAGGAGAAAACCGGAATACTGGGCTGGGGGTCTTACATTCCTAGGTGGCGCTTGCCTTTGTCAGACATTGCGAGAGTATGGGGCTTCAACCCCAAGGAGCCGGAGGAGCTGAATGTTTTTGAGAAGAGTGTTGCAGGCGTGGACGAGGACTCGGTGACGATGGGATGGGAAGCCGCCCGCAATGCTCTGAAACGCGCGGGAATTGACCCCCGGGAGATAGGGGCAGTATGGTTTGGAACCGAGAGCAAGCCTTACGCTGTTAAGCCCTCTGCAACAATCATAGCTGAAGCTCTAGGTATCACGCCAGATACCATGGCTACTGATTGGGAGTTTGCATGTAGAGCGGCGAGCGAGGCCTTACGCGCAAGCATCGGTGTGGTAGCGTCCGGAATGGTCAAGTATGCGCTAATAATAGGTTCCGACACGGCTCAAGCCAATCCAGGCGACGTGCTGGAGTTCACCGCTTCCTCTGCCGCTACAGCATTAATAGTGGGTCCAAGAGAGGAGGCCGCGGCTTATTTCGAGGCCAGCTACACATATGTTACCGATACTCCTGATTTCTGGCGGAGAGCTCACGCTCACTACCCGCTTCACGGTGAGGCATTTACGGGTGAGCCCGCTTACTTCCACCACATCACTAATGCGGTCAAAGGCTTGTTTGAAAAGACTGGGCTTAAACCAGAAGATTTCGACTACGCAATATTCCACCAGCCTAATGGAACCTTCCCATTAAGAGTTGGACGAATGCTAGGGTTCCCCAAGGAGAAGATCACGCCAGGCCTGGTGACACCCTATATTGGTAACAGCTACAACTCGTCGGCACTTATAGGATTTTCTAAAGTGCTTGACGAGGCGAAACCGGGGCAAAGAATCCTGTTAGCTCCCTTTGGTAGTGGGGCAGGTAGCGACGCTTACAGCATTGTTGTAACCGAGAATATAGTTTCTAGAAGGGAGAAGGGTGTCAAAGTAAGCGAATATTTGCAGAGAAAGCATCTAATAGATTATGCATTATACGCAAAGTACAGAGGGTTAATTGACAGGATTAAGGGGTGA
- a CDS encoding ABC transporter ATP-binding protein, translating into MSEEHIYQPEVSSETILFARNLKMHFPIRRTIIDVLKRTPKLTLKAVDGISFDVKQGEVFTLAGESGCGKTTTGKLVIRLYTPTEGIVGYKLSKEIAEELGPIVEKAKVSEYGHVNIGAIPLKSYKPIRKEIQMIWQDPYGSLNPRRTIYEILEEPLAIHEIGVSKEDRYDIVAKALEAVKLTPPEDFMERYPHMLSGGQRQRVVIARALILNPKFLVADEPVSMLDVSIRAEILQLMMELKNKLGLTYLFITHDLAVARYISNRLAIMYLGKIVELGDARRVIENPLHPYTKALIEAIPEADPTRRLSIREIPIKGEVPSPVNVPPGCRFHPRCVALDQHPEIKDLCTKKEPPLIEVEKGHYVACWLHAKR; encoded by the coding sequence ATGAGCGAGGAGCACATTTATCAACCAGAAGTAAGTAGTGAAACAATATTGTTCGCGAGAAACCTGAAAATGCACTTCCCCATAAGGAGGACGATCATAGACGTTTTGAAAAGGACTCCAAAGCTAACTCTAAAAGCAGTAGATGGGATATCATTCGATGTTAAACAAGGCGAAGTCTTCACGCTCGCAGGCGAGTCGGGGTGTGGTAAGACAACAACCGGTAAACTCGTAATAAGGCTTTACACGCCCACTGAGGGTATTGTAGGGTACAAACTATCTAAAGAAATAGCAGAGGAGTTGGGCCCGATTGTTGAGAAAGCAAAAGTCAGCGAGTACGGGCACGTCAACATTGGAGCAATCCCGCTCAAAAGCTATAAGCCGATTAGGAAGGAGATTCAAATGATATGGCAAGACCCATATGGTAGTTTAAACCCTAGGAGGACTATTTACGAAATCCTCGAGGAACCGTTAGCAATTCATGAGATAGGCGTGAGCAAGGAGGATAGGTACGATATCGTGGCGAAGGCCCTGGAGGCAGTGAAGCTCACCCCACCGGAAGATTTCATGGAAAGGTATCCCCATATGCTATCTGGTGGGCAGAGGCAGCGTGTCGTAATAGCGAGAGCGTTAATCCTCAACCCTAAATTCCTAGTTGCCGACGAGCCGGTCTCAATGCTTGACGTATCCATACGTGCCGAAATACTTCAGTTAATGATGGAGTTGAAGAACAAGCTTGGGTTAACATACCTGTTCATTACCCACGACCTCGCTGTAGCAAGGTACATCTCTAACAGGCTTGCGATAATGTACCTAGGTAAGATCGTTGAGCTTGGAGACGCGAGAAGGGTTATTGAGAACCCACTCCACCCATATACGAAAGCATTGATAGAAGCAATACCAGAGGCCGATCCTACGAGGAGGCTGAGTATTCGCGAGATACCTATCAAAGGTGAAGTACCATCACCAGTAAACGTTCCCCCCGGATGCAGGTTCCATCCAAGATGTGTTGCGTTAGATCAACATCCAGAGATAAAAGACCTTTGCACGAAGAAGGAGCCTCCGTTAATTGAGGTTGAGAAGGGTCACTACGTAGCTTGCTGGCTTCACGCTAAAAGGTAA
- a CDS encoding ABC transporter ATP-binding protein, translating into MPEPLLEARNLKTYFYTAKGIVKAVDNVSFELYKGEALGIAGESGCGKSTLAYSLIRLVPPPGKLVSGEIVFQGKDITKLSEEEFRKEVRWKGISMVFQGAMNALNPVYNIGDQLAEVLMLHQNYTKKEALEMAKKLLQMVGIDPSRIKSYPHELSGGMKQRVVIAMALALMPPLVIADEPTTALDVVVQAQIMNLLKRLRQELGLSIILISHDLSLIAEIADKIAIMYGGKIVEYGTSEQIYNNPQHPYTQGLLNSIPRLRGEIKDLKWIPGVPPDLINPPPGCRFEPRCPFAHERCKEEPPVVEVEPGHKVACWLYVKR; encoded by the coding sequence TTGCCCGAGCCGTTGCTTGAAGCAAGGAATTTGAAAACGTATTTTTACACAGCTAAAGGTATTGTGAAAGCTGTTGACAACGTGTCCTTCGAACTTTACAAGGGAGAGGCCTTAGGAATTGCTGGAGAGTCCGGGTGTGGGAAGAGTACATTAGCTTACTCCTTGATAAGGCTTGTTCCACCACCGGGTAAACTAGTCTCTGGAGAAATAGTTTTCCAGGGAAAAGATATTACAAAGCTCAGCGAGGAAGAATTCAGAAAAGAGGTTAGGTGGAAAGGGATTTCAATGGTATTTCAAGGCGCGATGAATGCTTTGAATCCAGTCTACAATATAGGTGACCAGCTGGCCGAGGTACTTATGCTTCATCAAAACTATACTAAGAAAGAAGCCCTGGAGATGGCCAAGAAACTATTGCAAATGGTCGGGATTGATCCCAGCAGAATTAAAAGCTACCCGCACGAGCTTAGCGGTGGCATGAAGCAGAGAGTAGTGATAGCAATGGCTCTCGCTTTAATGCCTCCTCTTGTGATAGCTGACGAGCCAACAACGGCTTTAGACGTGGTTGTGCAAGCTCAGATAATGAATCTGTTGAAACGATTGAGACAAGAGCTCGGATTATCAATAATACTGATATCTCACGACCTGAGCTTAATAGCAGAAATAGCTGATAAGATTGCAATAATGTATGGGGGCAAGATAGTTGAGTATGGGACTTCTGAGCAGATATACAATAACCCGCAACACCCATATACCCAAGGATTGTTGAACAGCATACCGAGGCTTCGCGGCGAGATCAAGGATTTAAAATGGATTCCTGGAGTACCCCCCGATTTAATAAATCCACCACCTGGATGCAGGTTTGAGCCGAGATGCCCATTTGCTCATGAAAGATGTAAGGAGGAGCCTCCGGTTGTTGAAGTAGAGCCTGGACACAAGGTTGCATGCTGGTTATATGTTAAGAGGTGA
- a CDS encoding radical SAM protein, which yields MNTEIDKPSLIGRFAGRPLYYLPKGVPGLGFIAAGVVDRGTNVIQVRPTTICPMNCAFCSVDSGPFSSKRQAEYLMDLEGLLEAFNRVASVKTAMVEALIDTVGEGLTYPYIYLLIRYLKQNPRVKSVALETHGAPLSKYVIDRLWEAGLDRVNLSIDTFNKEKARVLYGLESYDPARIASLAEYLVKETDIDLHVTPLWLPGINDQDVVNVLNWALRIGAGKRWPPVTVQKFNVHKHGRNRLNIKPVSWEEFYNWLENLEERLGVKLRWSMSEWGMTYDNRIPILYRKGELVGVMVVADGWLKGEFLGVTLQGQPRLITLIQKKGRPLRGGKYIARIIENKDGIYVGKIIGEA from the coding sequence ATGAATACCGAAATAGATAAGCCGTCTTTGATTGGAAGGTTCGCTGGCAGACCACTCTATTATTTGCCAAAGGGCGTGCCTGGTCTTGGTTTCATAGCCGCAGGCGTTGTCGATAGGGGGACAAACGTCATCCAGGTGCGTCCAACAACTATTTGCCCCATGAACTGCGCCTTTTGTAGTGTCGACTCCGGACCCTTCTCAAGCAAGAGGCAAGCAGAGTATCTGATGGATCTCGAGGGCTTGTTAGAAGCGTTCAACCGAGTTGCTTCAGTTAAAACCGCCATGGTTGAAGCTTTGATCGATACTGTAGGAGAAGGATTAACCTATCCGTACATATATCTTCTCATAAGGTATTTGAAGCAAAACCCGAGAGTTAAAAGCGTGGCGCTTGAGACCCACGGTGCTCCCTTATCCAAATATGTCATAGACAGGCTTTGGGAGGCAGGGCTTGACAGGGTTAATCTAAGCATTGACACATTCAATAAAGAGAAGGCTAGAGTACTATATGGCTTAGAATCCTACGATCCAGCTAGGATAGCAAGCCTAGCAGAGTACTTGGTCAAAGAGACGGATATTGACCTTCATGTCACCCCGTTATGGTTGCCTGGAATAAACGATCAAGATGTTGTAAATGTTTTGAACTGGGCTTTGAGAATCGGGGCAGGCAAGAGATGGCCCCCTGTTACTGTCCAGAAATTCAACGTGCACAAGCATGGACGTAATCGTCTCAACATTAAACCCGTATCCTGGGAAGAGTTTTACAATTGGCTTGAAAACCTTGAGGAAAGATTAGGTGTGAAGCTACGTTGGAGTATGAGTGAATGGGGTATGACGTACGATAACCGTATCCCCATCCTTTACAGAAAGGGGGAATTGGTAGGGGTCATGGTGGTTGCAGATGGATGGCTTAAAGGCGAATTCCTAGGGGTAACTCTTCAAGGGCAACCACGCTTAATTACTCTAATTCAAAAGAAAGGTAGACCCCTACGTGGAGGAAAATATATTGCAAGAATTATCGAAAACAAGGATGGCATTTATGTTGGAAAAATAATTGGAGAGGCTTAG
- a CDS encoding ABC transporter permease — MASRKELTITDKFVLKVIRPLKNVLKDLVRYWTGRVGIAILIFLIATSIYAVLALPAGFIARWENAAYWDENPQWAPPTWISAFGIPVAESSIISKSRPDEPLVLESGRFVVKYTATYRLEQPAFPQDLVLKLFGIKVVNVSGVVYVPHIAMFVKRPDGSVIQMFESDVTLGGNETVEYIATRDLKPDIFDLWRISSSLATYYNFSIPLEIVGNNVTLQKIGESIIISKIRDEVRLKRSSFIFGLPVVDVGKKDQTTQLNSITSSLNSLIEKIDVTNEQVADIKQRLVDVKNLIDSLRDENKTLTDYLAALEKAKANLTLIWKVAFADLLLPPEQLDMLNSIIKDVSKYIEQLYTTDAFYNIRIASTPLTGKYEFTLEISYTAKDELREIVSSPADEVRIIVKGNVYGFSGTDDLGRDLTQVLLYGTPIALAIGLTTAIITTFIGVFAGIASGYYGGIIDEIIQRIADIIGNIPTLPILIILAQIAQTQYAQYGTEVKALMTILTIIGVLIVFGWGGLAITVRAMTLSIKEEPYIDAARALGASNSRIIFKHIFPQVAMYASASLVASVPGAILSEAGLSVLGIRHGWPTWGAILSRARDTGRYDIWWWIVPPGIMLSITSLAFILLGLAIEKIVEPRLRTL, encoded by the coding sequence ATGGCTTCGAGAAAGGAATTAACCATAACTGATAAGTTCGTCCTTAAGGTTATTAGACCATTAAAGAACGTTCTCAAAGACCTTGTGAGATACTGGACTGGTAGGGTCGGAATAGCCATACTAATATTTCTGATTGCCACATCAATATATGCGGTACTAGCATTGCCCGCAGGGTTTATCGCGAGATGGGAGAATGCTGCATACTGGGATGAAAATCCACAGTGGGCACCTCCTACTTGGATCTCGGCATTTGGAATTCCAGTAGCGGAATCTTCAATCATCTCTAAATCAAGACCTGACGAGCCCTTGGTTCTCGAGAGCGGAAGGTTCGTGGTTAAGTATACTGCCACCTACAGGCTTGAGCAACCAGCTTTCCCACAAGACTTAGTGTTGAAGCTGTTTGGAATAAAAGTGGTGAACGTGTCAGGGGTGGTATATGTACCACACATCGCCATGTTTGTGAAAAGACCTGACGGATCCGTTATCCAAATGTTTGAGTCAGACGTCACGTTAGGAGGGAACGAGACTGTCGAGTACATTGCTACAAGAGACTTGAAACCAGACATCTTCGATTTATGGAGAATTTCAAGTTCTCTTGCAACGTATTACAATTTCTCTATACCGTTAGAGATAGTTGGCAACAATGTCACGTTGCAGAAGATAGGTGAGTCTATAATTATCAGTAAAATCAGAGACGAGGTTAGGCTGAAGAGGTCTTCTTTCATATTTGGACTGCCTGTAGTTGATGTTGGGAAGAAAGACCAGACCACTCAGTTGAACTCGATTACGAGCTCGTTAAACTCTTTGATTGAGAAGATAGATGTTACTAACGAGCAGGTTGCAGATATTAAGCAGCGATTAGTTGATGTGAAAAACCTTATAGATTCATTACGCGATGAAAATAAAACCTTAACCGATTACCTGGCAGCCCTTGAGAAAGCGAAGGCCAACCTGACCTTGATATGGAAAGTAGCCTTCGCCGACCTCTTGCTACCTCCTGAACAGTTGGACATGCTTAATAGCATTATAAAAGACGTTTCAAAGTATATTGAGCAATTATACACTACAGACGCGTTCTACAATATAAGGATTGCCAGCACTCCACTAACGGGAAAGTATGAGTTCACTCTAGAAATATCATATACTGCAAAGGATGAGTTAAGGGAGATAGTGAGTTCCCCAGCAGACGAGGTTAGAATAATTGTTAAGGGCAATGTTTACGGCTTTTCAGGAACCGATGACTTAGGAAGAGATCTGACTCAGGTTCTCTTGTATGGAACCCCGATCGCACTCGCTATTGGTTTAACAACGGCAATAATAACAACCTTCATAGGAGTGTTTGCAGGGATAGCAAGTGGTTATTATGGCGGTATAATAGATGAGATTATTCAGAGAATAGCAGATATTATCGGCAACATCCCTACATTACCAATATTGATTATTCTAGCCCAGATAGCTCAGACCCAATACGCACAGTACGGTACAGAGGTGAAAGCGTTAATGACAATACTAACAATAATCGGGGTATTGATCGTTTTCGGATGGGGAGGCTTAGCCATCACTGTGAGAGCAATGACTCTATCAATTAAAGAGGAGCCATACATCGATGCTGCGAGAGCCTTGGGAGCTAGCAATTCAAGAATAATCTTCAAGCACATATTCCCGCAAGTAGCAATGTACGCCAGCGCATCCCTTGTGGCCAGCGTTCCAGGCGCGATCTTAAGCGAAGCTGGATTAAGCGTTCTGGGCATTAGGCATGGATGGCCTACATGGGGAGCTATACTCTCCAGGGCTAGAGATACCGGGAGATATGATATCTGGTGGTGGATAGTGCCTCCTGGAATAATGTTATCGATTACATCACTCGCCTTTATACTGCTTGGCTTAGCGATTGAGAAGATAGTTGAGCCAAGGTTAAGAACGCTCTAA
- a CDS encoding ABC transporter permease, protein MPGAGYVIARRGLILLFSYVMIIIVVAAIMEATGYTQRIYEAIVKESVQAEIQALVRAGRQFTPTELEQIRKDLTIYYSKMYGLIDENGNPIPPYVRMWILVGNALTFNLGKATKESVAQLASKLPPVPVVELIAIVLPRTIIMITVADIIMASIALMLAPRIAYRHGSILDRAIITYFAVFNAIPLWWLAMVFILILGYQLKIFPTNLRPVSTYMMNFWEDPLGNFSQIAYFAALPIITIVVAGLGGWLYSVRAMVLRIVREDYVVAAKAKGLPERDIARKYILRVAISPVLTSVILSLAYSLGGFIITESVFDWPGMGSLYYAALTTGDTPTVIGLFVVTVGVYIIARFILEILYIVLDPRVRAR, encoded by the coding sequence ATGCCTGGTGCAGGCTATGTTATTGCGAGAAGAGGTTTGATCCTACTGTTTTCATACGTTATGATAATCATAGTGGTAGCAGCTATTATGGAGGCCACAGGGTATACTCAGAGAATATATGAAGCGATAGTTAAGGAATCTGTTCAAGCAGAGATACAAGCCTTAGTTAGGGCTGGACGTCAGTTTACCCCAACCGAGCTGGAGCAGATTAGAAAGGATTTAACAATATACTACAGCAAAATGTATGGATTAATTGATGAAAATGGTAACCCAATACCTCCATATGTAAGAATGTGGATACTTGTCGGAAATGCCTTAACCTTCAACCTTGGAAAGGCGACGAAAGAGAGTGTGGCTCAGCTCGCCAGCAAGCTTCCACCCGTGCCCGTGGTAGAGCTCATCGCTATTGTTCTTCCGAGAACAATAATAATGATCACTGTTGCAGATATAATCATGGCATCGATAGCGTTAATGTTGGCTCCAAGGATTGCCTACAGGCACGGCAGTATTCTGGACAGAGCTATAATTACTTACTTTGCAGTTTTCAACGCTATACCGTTATGGTGGCTCGCGATGGTCTTCATACTGATACTGGGTTATCAGTTGAAAATATTCCCGACCAACCTGAGACCGGTTTCTACTTACATGATGAACTTCTGGGAAGACCCGTTAGGTAACTTCTCTCAAATAGCATATTTTGCAGCTCTACCAATAATAACCATAGTGGTAGCCGGTCTTGGCGGATGGCTTTACAGTGTGCGGGCAATGGTGTTGAGAATTGTCAGGGAAGACTATGTTGTCGCAGCTAAGGCTAAAGGACTTCCCGAACGCGATATCGCTAGAAAGTATATTCTAAGAGTTGCAATATCCCCCGTCCTTACATCGGTAATTCTCTCGTTAGCTTATTCTCTTGGCGGATTTATTATTACTGAGTCTGTGTTTGACTGGCCTGGAATGGGCTCACTATACTATGCGGCCTTAACGACTGGCGACACCCCGACAGTCATCGGGTTATTCGTGGTAACGGTAGGCGTTTACATAATTGCCAGATTTATACTTGAGATACTGTACATTGTGTTAGACCCGCGCGTTAGAGCTAGGTAG